The region CGCCCGGCGACACGCAGGCCTTCACGCGCGGCACGCTCGCCCCGGTCGGCGAGACCCGCGACCTCGTGGGCATCGGGCTGCTCACGCTGGGCGGCGCGGGCCTGCTCGTCACGGTGATCGCCACCGTGTTCGTGTGGCGCCGCCTGAGCGCCCACCCGGCGTGACCCGCCCTGCCCTGCCCACCGCGCTGCCCGCCCCGCTGCTGATCCTGATCGCGGCCGTCCTGTGGGGCCTGCTGGGCATCCTGGGCAAGCAGGCGCAGGCCGCCGGGCTGGACCCGCTGGAGGTCGCCTTCTGGCGCGCCGCCCTGGCCGGGGGCCTGTACGCCGCGCACGCCGCCCTGAACCGCGCCCGCCTGCCGCGCGGCCGGGACCTGCTCGTCACCGCCGCGTTCGGCGTGGCGGGCGTCAGCATCTTCTACGGGTCGTACCAGCTGGCAGTCCGCGCGGGCGGCGCCAGCCTCGCCAGCGTGCTGCTGTACACCGCGCCCGCCTTCGTGGCCGTGATGGGCTGGGCATTCCTGCGCGAACGCCTGGGTAGACGGGAACTGCTCGCGGTGGCGGGCACGCTGGGCGGCATCGCCCTGATCAGCCTGGGCGGCGGGCAGGGCGTGACCGTCACGCCCGCCGCGCTCGCCTGGGGCCTGACCGCCGGATTCACGTACAGCCTGTACTACCTGTACGGTAAGGCGTTCTTCACCCGCTACGACCCGCCCGCCCTGCTGGCCGTGGCGCTGCCGGTCGGGGCCGCCGTGCTGCTGCCCGTTGTGACCTTCACTGAGAAGACCCCCGGCGCGTGGGGCAGCCTGGGGGCCATCGCCGTGTTCAGCACGTACCTCGCGTACCTCGCGTACTCCTGGGGGCTGAAGCGCCTGCCTGCCACGCGCGCCAGCGTGATCGCCAGCCTGGAACCCGTCGTGGCCGCCACCCTGGCCGCGCTGTTGTTCGGCGAGCGACTCTCGGCGCTGGCGTTGCTGGGCGCGGCCCTGGTGATCGGCGCGGCCCTGCTGCTCAGCGTCGGCCCCAGCGACACTGAACGGCACCCCCCAGCGGAATGATCAGGGCTGCCGGTCCAGCGTGAAGTCCCACTCGAACGACCGGCCCCACGGCAGGTCCGCGCTGCCCAGCGAGTATGAATCGCCCACGCGCAGCGGGAAGAACGCCCCGGCCAGTCGCATCAGGGTCGCCTGCGCCTGCGGGGTGTTCAGTTGCGCCTCCGGGATCAGGGTGCGCAGCTGGGCGCGGACCTCGCTGCTGTAGATCACGTCGTTCGCGAACTCGCGGGCCAGCAGCGCGTCCTGACGCACCGGGTCGGCGCCGCGCGCCAGTTTCGCGTGCGCCAGCGCCGTCCCGAGGTTGTTCCCCGGCGTGCCCCACGCCGCCAGCGCCTGCAGGTTCGCGTGCTGGCGCAGGGTGCGCAGGTCCGCCCAGAAGCGCGGATTCCCGAGGTTCACCTGCGCCACGTCCGCCACGGCGACTTTCCCGGCGCGCAGCAGCGTGCTGACCCGCAGCGCCGCGCGGCGCGGGTCGCCGCCGTTGAACACGAACAGCGTCAGGTCCGCCTTCCCGTCCACGACCTGAAAGCCGCTGCCCTGCGCGTGATTGGCGGCACTCTGCGTCAGGGGAATCCCCTCGTACTTCATGACCTGCTGCGCCGCGGCGGGATCGCTGTACTCCACCCGGACCGTCGCCGCCTCCGGGGCCAGGGCGCGGGCGGTCAGCATGGACAGCACCTCGTCCGCACCCGGGTACACGCGCACGTTCGCCGGGGCGTCCTGCGCCAGCGCGGCGCCCTCCTGCGGGGCGGGACTGCCGGGCAGCGCGTCGTCCCAGGTGACGTCCAGTTCCTTCAGGCGGCCCTCGCGCGCCCAGCCGATCACGGCGCGCACGACCTCCAGGTTGCGCGCGCGGTCGGTCGCGTCCGGTTCACGCGGCAGCGTGATGAATGCGTACACCGGCTGCCCCGTCCGCTCGGTCCAGGTGCGCAGCGGCTCCAGCCGCGCCAGGGCCTCCGGCGCCGTCAGGGGGCTCGTGCGGGACTGCACCAGCCCCCCGTACGCCAGGGCGTCCAGCGACACGACCAGCGGCCCCGTGCGCGGTTGCGCGGCCAGCCACGCGCCCAGCGCCGCCGGGTCGGCGCCGCGCGCCGCCGTGCCCAGCAGCGCCGCGTCCGGCACGCGCAGGGCGTCGCCACGCAGGCCGCCGATCAGGGCGGGCAGCACCCGCGTGGCGGGGCGGGAGTCCAGGGGCAGCAGCGTCTGCGCGTCCGCCGCGCCCAGCAGCGCGAGAGGCAGGCAGGCGGTCAGAAGGGAAGAGGTGCGGCGCATCGTGCCCCGACCCTAGCGGCCACCCGTGAGGACCCGCTGGGTGTTTCATCAGCAGCATTCAGGAGTAGTGAAGGGCCCCTTCACTACTCCTGAACGAGCGGAGCGAGCACCTGACAGCACCAGAGGTTGGAAGTGGAATTGAAGGGCGTGGTGTTGGCCCTTCAATGGAACTGGAAACCGCTGAGGGAGTCCGGCGCGGGCTCTGTACGCGGGCATGCCACCTGTCCCGGCCCCGCGCGGTTAGCCTGAACCTCATGAAAGCCAGTGACCTGTGGCGACTCGCGTGGCGCGGCCTGACCCGCCGCCGGGTGCGCACCTTCCTGACCGCGCTGGGCATCACGGTGGCGGTCGCCAGCATGGTGATCTTCCTGTCCCTGGGCGAGGGCATCCGCAAGGTGTTCACCAGCGAACTGGGCGGCATCGGCCCGGACATCCAGGTGAGCCTCACGCCGCTGTCGCAGGGCCTGGCGCTGCAGCCGAACCTCCCGCAGGACACCGTGGGGCAGCTCCAAGCGCTCGCGCCGGAACTGGGCCTCCAGACCGTCACGCCGGTCGTGATGGCCGTGCGGGGCGGCCTGGACCCCACCCAGAGCGTCGTGCTGTACGGTCTGCCTGCCAGCGGCGGGATCGGCGCGGTCTTCCCGAACACGGCGCTGGCCCAGGGCCGCCTGCTGCTCCCCGCCGACGAGCAGACCGGCGCGGCCGTCGTCGGCGCCAAGGCCGCGCAGAACCTGCGGCTGAGCCTGGGCAGCACCCTGAACCTCAACCGGCGCGCCAGCGTGAAGGTCGTGGGCGTGCTGGCCCCGCAGTCCGGGCTGGTGGACAACTTCATCTTCATGCCGCTGACGCCCCTGCAGCGCAGCGAGGGCGCCGAGGGCCGCGTGTCGCTGGTCGCCGTGAAACTGAACGACCCCCGGCAGGCCCGCGCGGTTGCCACGAGCATCAGTGACCGCCTGAACCTGGAGGCCGCCACGCAGTCGGACTTCCTGGGGTTCATCGAGCGGGCGCTGCGCATCAGCGACGCCGTGCGTTTCGGGATCTCCCTGATCGCGCTCATCGTGGGCGGACTGGCGGTCGCGAACACCGTCATGATGGGCGTCTTCGAACGCACCCGCGAGTTCGCCACGCTGCGCGCCATCGGGGCGCGGCCCGCGTTCGTGCGCGCCCTGGTCCTGACCGAGTCGCTGCTGCTGTCGCTGGTGGGCGGCGTGGGCGGCGTCCTGCTGGGCCTCGTGGGCATCGTGATCGTGAACCTGTACACCCAGCAGCTCGCGGGGATCGACGCGGCGGCCCTCACGCCCCGCCTGACCCTGCTCGCGCTGGGCATCAGCTTCCTGCTGGGTCTGCTCTCGGGCCTGCTGCCCGCCCGCAACGCCAGCCGCCTGAGCATCGTGGGCGCCCTCGGGAGGGTCTGACATGACCGCCATGACCACGCCGGCCAGCAGCACTGCCACCACGCCCACCCTGAGCGTCCACGACCTGTCGCGCGTGTACCCCAGCGGGGACGGGCAGGTGCAGGCCCTGGCGCCCTTCACGCACGCCTTCCCGCCCGGCCTGACCGCCGTCGTCGGCCCCTCGGGCAGCGGCAAGAGCACCCTGCTGAACCTCCTGGCGGGCTTCGACACGCCCACCACCGGCCACGTGCAGGTCGGCGACACCGACCTCACCGCCCTGAGTGAAACCAGCCGCGCCGACCTGCGGCTGCGCCACTACGGCTTCGTGTTCCAGAACCACAACCTCGTGAGCATCCTCAGCGCGCAGGAAAACGTCGAGTTCCCCCTGACCCTGGCGGGCCTGCCCCCGCGCGAGCGGCAGGAGCGCGCCCGTGAACTGCTCGCCCTGGTGGGCCTGGAGCGCCGCGCCGATCACCTGCCCAGCCAGCTGTCCGGCGGGGAGGCGCAGCGCGTCGCCATCGCCCGCGCGCTCGCCGGGAACCCGGGCGTGCTGCTGGCGGACGAACCCACCGGGAACCTCGACACCCGCACCGGCGAGCGCATCCTGGCGCTGCTGCGCGGCGCGGCCGACGCGGGCCGCACGGTCGTGCTGATCACCCACGACCGCGACATCGCCGCGCAGGCCGACCATCACCTCAGCGTGCGTGACGGGGTGGTCACGCCCGGCTGACCACACGGGATTCAAGAGACTCCACATCATTCGGAGTCGCCCGGTGGCCCCCTCACCCTTCCGTCGCTTCGCTCCTCCCTCCCTCTCTGCAGCGCAGCTCTCTGAGTCCCACAGGGGGAGAGGGGAAAACGGAACGTGTTCAAGTCGGAAGCAAGTCAATTTTATCCCGTATCACACAAGGAAGCGCGGCCCGGACGTGATGACCGGGCCGCGCACTTGTGCGGGCTGATCAGGGGGCGGTGCCCACGCGGGTCTCGCCGTCCCGCAGCCACAGGGGGCGGCCCTGCGCGTCCCGCAGGCGCACCACGATCTGCACCGTCTCGCCGGGCTGCACGCCCGCGCCGGACCGGCCGAACGCGCTGCCCTGCGCGCCCGCCGCGCGCAGCGGGGACTTCCACAGGTCCGTGCCGCTCACCACGAACACCCCGTCCAGCCGCAGCGCGGGCAGCGCGTCGCGGGAATTCAGGCGCACCTTCACCCCGAACCCACCGGCGCCGCTGGCCGACGCGGACTCCAGCGTCACGACCTGCCCGCCCACGTTCAGGGCCGTGGGCGCACTCAGCAGGTCCCCCACCGACGGCGGCACCGCCGGTGAGAACCCACAGGCCGCCAGCAGCAGCGGCAGGCACAGCGCGACACGCTTCATGAGAGGAGTGTACCTGAGAAGCCTGCGGGAAGGGTGAACACCCGACTCACGGGCCGTTCACCCCGCCGCGCTACGCGCACTTACCAGCTCAGATCCGGGGCCGTCACCACGCGGTCCGCCGGTTGATCCGTGAACAGCGTGTACGTCAGCGTGTACGTGCCGGGAATCACGCGCGTCAGCAGGATCGCGTCGCCGTCCAGACGCGGATTCAGGTTCGCGAGACTCGGCCCCTGCACCTGCAGCGGGCCGCGCACGGCAGGCTGCGCCCCCCCGCCGGGCAGCGGATCGATCAGCCGCACGTTCTCCAGCGTGCTGTCCACCGTGAACACCAGCGTCACCACGTACCCCTGCCCCTGCGCGGCGGCCTCCACGCTCTTGTTCAGGCTGGCGCGCGCGCCGCCCTGCACGTTCCGGGTCACGTTCGCGCCGCCCGGGTTACGCACCCGCGCCTGCCCGGTCGTGCGCAGGTCCACCGGGTCCAGCACCGCCTCGGCGGTGTCCGTGCGGCACACCCGCACCGGCACCTTCAGCCGCAGCGGCTGCCCCTGGCTGAAGTCCCCACTGACGTTCAGCGGGTAGTCGGTCGTCCAGCCGGTCGGCAGGTTCAGGCTGAGCTTCCCGGGCAGGCGGTACGGGAAGTCCGTGCGGGCCAGGGCGGTCAGCTGCGTCACGTCGCAGACGTTCAGGATGTCCGGCGAGGTCACGAGCGCCACGTCCGTCAGCACGCGGTACTCGATGGTCACGCGCTCGGTGCCGCTGTCCGTCACGCGGCCCGCCGGGGGCGGCGTGACCGAACTGCCCGGCAGGCTGGTCGGCGTGACCGGGTAGTCGCCCGGCGCGAGCGGCACCGTCACGGGCGCGCTCAGCGTCTGCCCGCCCACCTGGAACGGCACGCCCGTCAGCGGGATGCGCTGCCCGGCGTACAGCGCCACGGCCTCCACCTGGAGTTGCCCCTGCGGCGGGCGCGCCACGAAGCGGATCTTCGTGAAGC is a window of Deinococcus grandis DNA encoding:
- a CDS encoding DMT family transporter, whose translation is MTRPALPTALPAPLLILIAAVLWGLLGILGKQAQAAGLDPLEVAFWRAALAGGLYAAHAALNRARLPRGRDLLVTAAFGVAGVSIFYGSYQLAVRAGGASLASVLLYTAPAFVAVMGWAFLRERLGRRELLAVAGTLGGIALISLGGGQGVTVTPAALAWGLTAGFTYSLYYLYGKAFFTRYDPPALLAVALPVGAAVLLPVVTFTEKTPGAWGSLGAIAVFSTYLAYLAYSWGLKRLPATRASVIASLEPVVAATLAALLFGERLSALALLGAALVIGAALLLSVGPSDTERHPPAE
- a CDS encoding DUF4127 family protein, which gives rise to MRRTSSLLTACLPLALLGAADAQTLLPLDSRPATRVLPALIGGLRGDALRVPDAALLGTAARGADPAALGAWLAAQPRTGPLVVSLDALAYGGLVQSRTSPLTAPEALARLEPLRTWTERTGQPVYAFITLPREPDATDRARNLEVVRAVIGWAREGRLKELDVTWDDALPGSPAPQEGAALAQDAPANVRVYPGADEVLSMLTARALAPEAATVRVEYSDPAAAQQVMKYEGIPLTQSAANHAQGSGFQVVDGKADLTLFVFNGGDPRRAALRVSTLLRAGKVAVADVAQVNLGNPRFWADLRTLRQHANLQALAAWGTPGNNLGTALAHAKLARGADPVRQDALLAREFANDVIYSSEVRAQLRTLIPEAQLNTPQAQATLMRLAGAFFPLRVGDSYSLGSADLPWGRSFEWDFTLDRQP
- a CDS encoding ABC transporter ATP-binding protein — protein: MTAMTTPASSTATTPTLSVHDLSRVYPSGDGQVQALAPFTHAFPPGLTAVVGPSGSGKSTLLNLLAGFDTPTTGHVQVGDTDLTALSETSRADLRLRHYGFVFQNHNLVSILSAQENVEFPLTLAGLPPRERQERARELLALVGLERRADHLPSQLSGGEAQRVAIARALAGNPGVLLADEPTGNLDTRTGERILALLRGAADAGRTVVLITHDRDIAAQADHHLSVRDGVVTPG
- a CDS encoding ABC transporter permease; this translates as MKASDLWRLAWRGLTRRRVRTFLTALGITVAVASMVIFLSLGEGIRKVFTSELGGIGPDIQVSLTPLSQGLALQPNLPQDTVGQLQALAPELGLQTVTPVVMAVRGGLDPTQSVVLYGLPASGGIGAVFPNTALAQGRLLLPADEQTGAAVVGAKAAQNLRLSLGSTLNLNRRASVKVVGVLAPQSGLVDNFIFMPLTPLQRSEGAEGRVSLVAVKLNDPRQARAVATSISDRLNLEAATQSDFLGFIERALRISDAVRFGISLIALIVGGLAVANTVMMGVFERTREFATLRAIGARPAFVRALVLTESLLLSLVGGVGGVLLGLVGIVIVNLYTQQLAGIDAAALTPRLTLLALGISFLLGLLSGLLPARNASRLSIVGALGRV